From the genome of Nitrosomonas sp., one region includes:
- a CDS encoding isocitrate lyase/PEP mutase family protein: MKNKLRTLIEQPGIHAAPAVYDCIGAMAAEQAGFDYIFSSGFGIAASLLGKPDFGYLTASEMIDSTKRIAHSVSIPLIADMDTGYGNPLNVIRTVEEIVQTDVAGIILEDQMWPKKCGHFEGKQIIPAAEQVEKTKAAVYARGDSGLVIVRRTDARATEGLNGAMKRGERYLAAGADVLFIEAPQSREELADIACHFQGVPLFANIIEGGKTPNLSLDELEDMGYKFVAYALSGLFSATQAFIDCFGALKRDSGTQHINQRLSFETFKTIIQMNDHIALEKRFGILKETD; encoded by the coding sequence GTGAAAAACAAACTGCGCACATTGATCGAACAACCTGGTATTCATGCGGCACCAGCCGTTTACGATTGTATCGGCGCCATGGCCGCCGAACAGGCGGGATTTGACTATATCTTTTCCAGCGGATTTGGGATTGCCGCATCGCTCTTGGGTAAGCCGGATTTTGGCTATTTAACCGCCAGTGAAATGATCGACTCAACCAAACGTATCGCGCACAGCGTGTCCATTCCGTTGATCGCCGACATGGACACAGGTTACGGCAACCCATTGAATGTCATCCGCACCGTTGAAGAAATCGTACAGACCGATGTCGCCGGAATTATTCTGGAAGATCAGATGTGGCCCAAGAAATGCGGTCATTTCGAAGGTAAGCAGATTATCCCGGCTGCCGAACAGGTGGAAAAAACAAAAGCAGCAGTTTACGCCCGCGGCGATTCCGGGCTTGTCATTGTCCGACGAACGGACGCCCGCGCGACAGAAGGACTCAACGGCGCGATGAAGCGTGGCGAACGTTATCTCGCGGCAGGCGCGGATGTACTGTTTATCGAAGCACCGCAATCGCGGGAAGAATTAGCCGACATTGCATGTCATTTCCAGGGCGTTCCTCTATTCGCCAATATCATCGAAGGCGGCAAAACGCCGAATTTGTCACTCGATGAACTGGAAGACATGGGTTACAAATTCGTGGCCTATGCCCTGTCCGGCCTGTTCTCTGCTACGCAGGCTTTTATCGACTGCTTTGGCGCGTTAAAAAGAGACAGCGGCACACAGCATATCAATCAGCGATTGTCATTCGAAACTTTCAAGACCATTATTCAGATGAACGACCATATTGCGCTGGAAAAGCGGTTCGGGATTTTAAAGGAGACAGATTAG
- a CDS encoding AAA family ATPase: protein MSITPLNPSELRIQIDPDTLEFTDTSELVQSPLSWIGQERAEIAARFGLAMQQPDYHLFVLGEVGSGRSSLLHQAMLATAAKSAVPPDLCYIHNFTTPETPVAIHLPAGQGRALRQALTHLTKSLPDEIAQCLNGQDFKIRQEQQLKTFKKTETRLYAELDTFAEKRHFSIRRETEQIVFTLLDQNGKVLTEDHLFKLPKSRRAEIDQAEQELHVAIIRYFEAIKRIEIDKNKSLATLQQNTIKPVLNNSFKALRSKLHPKLKQNAKLNTFLDHIAQNILDNLSLFETASQIADEKQRDALEQVLSRYQINLVVDNYELKGAPVMIEDNPLIHSLFGSIDYQLEDGRMKSDFMRIRAGSLHKAHGGFIMLHLSDLLTDLMVWTRLRRLLRSNRLQIEEPFSTFAANIPAIIEPEAIDINIKIVLIGSREDYYILQEEDPEFIRRFRVKVDFANSFRSSPKTYHASSILVAHICNAKNLPHFSAAAVSRLLEESHREVDDQARQSAIFARTEVLTLESASICRARKGKLVETEDITAALQARILRHNYPDQQLQESITDGDILIALQERKTGQLNAITLIEMGDHSFGTPVRVTARVFAGENGLMNIAHEVDMSGPIHDKGVLILQNYLSALFAHLAPLAMNASIVFEQEYSGIEGDSASCAEFFALLSALSRVPIKQSIAITGAMNQYGEVLPVGGINDKIEGFFSLCEKTGLNGEQGVLIPHQNKPRLMLNYNVIEAVRKGLFHIYTMKHVTEGIELLTDIPSGMSDKRKIKKYPAKTVLGHAEKTLIDFRFACQASHSKSDA, encoded by the coding sequence ATGTCTATAACACCGCTGAATCCTTCCGAACTACGAATTCAAATTGATCCTGACACACTTGAATTCACAGACACTTCGGAGCTCGTTCAATCCCCGCTTTCCTGGATCGGTCAAGAACGCGCTGAAATTGCAGCACGTTTTGGACTGGCTATGCAGCAACCTGATTATCATTTATTTGTATTAGGCGAAGTCGGTAGTGGCAGATCATCATTGTTGCATCAGGCAATGCTCGCCACCGCAGCAAAAAGTGCTGTGCCGCCAGATTTATGTTATATCCATAACTTCACTACGCCTGAAACACCTGTTGCTATTCACCTGCCCGCTGGACAGGGCCGCGCGTTACGCCAGGCATTAACGCATCTGACAAAATCACTCCCCGACGAGATAGCACAATGCCTGAATGGACAGGACTTTAAAATCAGGCAGGAGCAGCAACTCAAAACATTCAAGAAAACAGAAACCCGACTATATGCCGAACTTGATACATTTGCCGAAAAGCGTCATTTTTCGATCCGCCGCGAAACCGAACAAATCGTTTTCACATTACTCGATCAAAATGGAAAAGTCTTAACTGAAGACCACTTGTTTAAACTGCCCAAATCACGCAGAGCCGAAATCGATCAAGCTGAACAAGAATTACATGTGGCAATTATTCGATATTTTGAAGCGATTAAGCGTATCGAAATTGACAAAAACAAATCACTCGCCACTTTGCAGCAAAATACGATAAAACCCGTTCTGAATAACAGCTTTAAAGCCTTACGGAGCAAATTGCACCCGAAACTCAAACAAAACGCCAAACTGAATACATTCCTGGATCATATTGCCCAAAATATTCTGGACAACCTGTCCCTTTTTGAAACCGCAAGTCAAATTGCTGACGAAAAGCAGCGTGATGCTCTGGAGCAAGTATTGTCGCGCTACCAAATCAATCTGGTTGTGGATAATTACGAATTAAAAGGTGCACCGGTCATGATTGAAGACAATCCCCTCATTCATTCATTGTTCGGAAGCATTGATTATCAGTTAGAAGACGGCAGAATGAAAAGTGATTTCATGCGTATCCGCGCAGGTAGTCTGCATAAAGCGCATGGTGGGTTCATCATGTTGCATTTGAGTGATCTGCTGACGGACTTGATGGTGTGGACCAGGCTGCGGCGTCTATTACGCAGCAACCGACTTCAAATTGAAGAACCATTTTCCACATTTGCTGCAAATATACCCGCGATCATAGAACCGGAAGCTATAGATATCAATATTAAAATTGTTCTAATCGGTTCCCGTGAGGATTACTATATTTTACAGGAAGAAGACCCCGAATTTATTCGTCGCTTTCGTGTCAAGGTCGATTTTGCCAACAGTTTCAGATCCAGTCCGAAAACCTACCACGCCTCTTCCATTCTGGTCGCACATATCTGCAATGCAAAAAATCTTCCTCACTTTTCAGCTGCGGCAGTATCACGACTGCTCGAGGAATCGCACCGCGAAGTCGATGACCAGGCACGTCAAAGCGCTATTTTTGCACGTACGGAAGTACTTACTCTGGAGAGCGCCTCAATCTGTCGCGCTCGGAAAGGAAAGTTGGTTGAAACTGAAGACATAACCGCAGCACTGCAAGCACGTATATTGCGCCATAACTATCCGGATCAGCAGTTACAGGAATCAATTACGGATGGAGACATTTTGATTGCTTTACAAGAGAGAAAAACAGGTCAACTGAATGCGATTACCTTGATTGAAATGGGTGATCATAGTTTTGGCACGCCGGTACGTGTAACCGCACGCGTGTTTGCCGGGGAAAATGGTCTAATGAACATCGCGCATGAAGTTGATATGTCCGGCCCCATCCATGACAAAGGTGTATTGATTCTCCAAAACTATTTATCCGCTTTATTTGCCCATCTTGCGCCACTTGCAATGAATGCATCCATTGTTTTTGAACAGGAATATTCGGGCATTGAAGGCGATTCGGCATCCTGTGCGGAATTTTTTGCACTGCTCTCCGCTTTATCCAGAGTTCCCATCAAACAGAGTATCGCCATTACGGGTGCCATGAATCAATACGGAGAAGTCCTGCCAGTTGGCGGCATTAATGACAAAATTGAAGGATTCTTTAGTCTCTGCGAAAAAACTGGCCTAAACGGAGAACAGGGTGTTTTGATTCCACACCAGAACAAACCGCGTCTGATGCTCAACTACAACGTTATTGAGGCTGTACGAAAAGGACTATTTCATATATATACTATGAAGCATGTAACTGAAGGCATTGAATTATTGACAGACATTCCATCCGGGATGTCTGATAAGAGGAAAATCAAGAAATACCCTGCAAAAACAGTGCTTGGCCATGCAGAAAAAACGTTGATCGACTTCCGTTTCGCCTGTCAGGCATCGCATTCCAAATCGGATGCCTGA
- a CDS encoding HDOD domain-containing protein, which translates to MNNINNATMESPDENETLSIKDKLIDMIQNNPDFPALGSSISKVIQLTSSEDKSLEQLTNFILSDPSLSLKILRLSNSLSYRSTSPMVTSISKAVQLLGLDTIKTCALAMILVDGMPGKNARAVRAELMLALSASLIGRNLAKRSAFPNAEEVAIAALFKNMGRLILAAHNDQLYWETMSLAREKGYSEGRASLEQLGCTFNWLTEFALKAWHIPESIILAMKIMPGKVLRSPKNRSEWMQQVAEFSNNAALMTLREGNEIPLVDDLLNRFGDALDLDKQKLNALIRDSSEQIQSICRYAEKITDSENNQAGQNQTAGDFVDCLTDELSDVNACFDQTEDCYASGKPYNSTDRLLTGIQEVSEMLASGRSDINSLLVLVLETLYRSLGFRFVTVCLKDVRTNQFRARNFVGQNRNGLQKSFVFADTASSDIFSMAIKRNVDLAISDTTDTKISNALPCWHKQLLPDTLSFMILPLVIQDKPIGLIYADRSAIASEGITANEMKLIKSLKAQILMAMSL; encoded by the coding sequence ATGAATAATATAAATAACGCTACGATGGAATCACCCGATGAAAATGAAACCCTGTCAATTAAAGATAAGCTGATTGACATGATACAGAATAATCCAGACTTCCCAGCGCTTGGCAGTTCCATATCAAAGGTGATCCAGTTGACGTCTTCAGAGGATAAGTCACTGGAACAACTAACCAATTTTATCTTGTCGGATCCGTCACTTTCATTGAAAATTCTGCGTTTGTCCAATTCACTTTCTTACCGTTCAACTTCTCCAATGGTGACCAGTATTTCCAAAGCGGTCCAGTTGTTGGGATTGGACACCATTAAAACATGCGCGTTGGCGATGATACTCGTTGACGGTATGCCGGGCAAAAATGCCAGAGCAGTACGTGCGGAACTGATGCTCGCATTGTCGGCAAGTCTGATCGGTCGCAATCTGGCAAAACGCAGTGCATTTCCTAACGCCGAAGAAGTTGCAATCGCGGCATTGTTTAAAAATATGGGCAGGCTTATTCTTGCCGCTCATAATGATCAATTGTATTGGGAAACGATGTCGCTTGCCAGGGAAAAAGGTTATTCAGAAGGACGTGCGTCTCTGGAGCAACTTGGCTGCACTTTTAACTGGTTGACAGAGTTTGCTTTGAAGGCATGGCATATTCCTGAATCGATTATACTGGCAATGAAAATTATGCCTGGCAAAGTTCTGCGATCCCCCAAGAATCGTAGCGAATGGATGCAACAGGTTGCAGAGTTCAGTAATAATGCTGCTTTGATGACATTGAGAGAAGGAAACGAAATACCATTAGTTGATGACTTGTTGAATCGCTTTGGTGACGCATTGGATCTGGACAAACAAAAGTTAAATGCGCTGATCAGGGATTCTTCCGAACAAATTCAGAGTATATGCCGATATGCTGAAAAAATAACTGATAGCGAGAATAATCAAGCCGGTCAGAATCAAACTGCTGGCGATTTTGTAGACTGTTTGACTGATGAATTGAGCGATGTGAATGCATGTTTTGATCAGACAGAAGACTGTTATGCCAGCGGCAAGCCGTATAATTCGACTGACCGGTTGTTGACAGGGATTCAGGAAGTCTCTGAAATGCTTGCTTCCGGTCGTTCAGATATCAATTCTTTATTGGTGCTTGTTTTGGAAACGTTATATCGCAGTTTGGGTTTCCGATTCGTGACCGTTTGTTTGAAGGATGTTCGTACGAATCAATTCAGGGCTAGAAATTTTGTCGGCCAAAACCGAAACGGATTGCAGAAAAGTTTTGTTTTTGCGGATACAGCTTCATCTGATATATTCAGTATGGCAATAAAACGGAATGTGGATTTGGCAATATCGGATACGACCGATACTAAAATAAGCAACGCATTACCATGTTGGCATAAACAATTATTACCTGATACCTTGAGTTTCATGATCTTGCCATTGGTGATACAAGATAAGCCAATCGGATTGATTTATGCGGACCGGAGTGCAATCGCGAGTGAAGGCATTACCGCCAATGAAATGAAACTGATTAAATCACTTAAAGCACAGATTCTGATGGCAATGAGTTTGTAA
- a CDS encoding ABC transporter ATP-binding protein/permease, with product MKTLFGFFERLVNPFPPEHPAEPPKGIYQFCRHYIRGIEPYLFLMAFLTTCLAISEAMLYGILGQMVDWLSEKNSQQFLDSEWPLLLAMSVFILVFIPIIVLLHSLVIHQALMGNFPMRVRWLAHRYLLNQSYAFFQHEFSGRIATKVMQTALAVRETVMKLLDVILFVTVYLITTLLLVADADPRLCIPLLIWLIAYIGTLSYFVPKLKRISTLQADARSLMTGRIVDSYTNIITLKLFSHSERESAYAKTGMQEFMATVHPQMRLATWLNICVWSINMLLVFSTCTLGIYLWQGSALGPGAIAIVLSLAIRLTGMSHWVMWEVNHLFENIGTVQDGINTLSNPQSVKDESDTNTLLVSQGTIQFDHVCFSYHSTADKLSMAPNNPASYWIFHNLSLRIERNEKVGIVGRSGAGKSTFVSLLLRFYDIQQGSITIDGQDIRNISQDSLRSNIAMVTQDISLLHRSVRDNILFGKPHATEAQMIAAAKKARAHEFIMTLKDVKGRTGYDAHVGERGVTLSGGQRQRIAIARVLLKDAPILVLDEATSALDSEVEASIQLSLYQLMRDKTVIAIAHRLSTIAAMDRLIVLDKGRIVEQGSHAMLIANNQLYAQLWNHQSGGFLGLE from the coding sequence ATGAAAACCTTATTTGGTTTTTTTGAACGGCTGGTCAACCCTTTCCCACCCGAGCATCCAGCCGAACCGCCCAAAGGGATTTATCAATTCTGCCGTCACTACATCCGCGGAATCGAGCCCTATCTATTCTTAATGGCTTTTCTAACCACCTGCCTGGCAATCAGCGAAGCCATGTTGTATGGCATTCTAGGGCAAATGGTTGATTGGCTCTCAGAAAAAAACTCACAACAGTTTCTTGATTCCGAATGGCCGCTTTTGCTGGCAATGTCAGTCTTTATACTGGTATTTATACCCATTATTGTTTTATTGCATTCTCTGGTTATTCATCAGGCACTGATGGGAAATTTCCCGATGCGGGTCCGCTGGCTGGCGCATCGCTACCTGTTAAACCAGAGCTACGCTTTTTTTCAGCATGAATTCAGTGGACGCATCGCAACCAAAGTCATGCAGACAGCGCTTGCGGTTCGCGAGACTGTCATGAAACTGCTTGATGTTATTCTTTTTGTAACGGTTTACCTGATCACGACACTGTTACTGGTTGCAGATGCCGATCCACGTTTATGTATACCGCTGCTGATTTGGCTTATTGCCTATATCGGCACTCTGTCTTATTTTGTGCCGAAACTGAAGCGTATCTCAACCTTGCAAGCGGACGCACGTTCGCTGATGACCGGCCGTATTGTCGACAGCTACACCAATATTATTACGCTGAAACTGTTCTCCCATAGTGAACGTGAATCAGCCTATGCAAAAACCGGCATGCAGGAATTCATGGCAACCGTGCACCCGCAAATGCGCCTGGCAACATGGCTGAATATTTGTGTCTGGTCGATCAATATGTTGCTTGTCTTCTCTACTTGCACATTGGGCATCTATCTTTGGCAGGGTTCAGCACTCGGGCCGGGAGCCATCGCAATTGTTCTGAGCCTGGCAATTCGCCTGACAGGCATGTCTCACTGGGTGATGTGGGAAGTCAATCATTTATTTGAGAATATCGGTACGGTACAGGATGGAATCAACACATTGTCAAACCCGCAAAGCGTAAAAGATGAGTCAGATACAAACACACTCCTCGTATCACAGGGTACGATACAGTTTGATCATGTCTGCTTTTCATATCATTCCACAGCAGATAAATTAAGCATGGCACCAAATAACCCGGCTTCATACTGGATTTTTCATAATCTAAGCCTAAGAATAGAACGCAACGAGAAAGTAGGTATTGTCGGTCGCTCCGGAGCAGGCAAGTCTACATTTGTTAGCCTGCTATTACGCTTTTACGATATTCAACAAGGCTCAATCACCATTGATGGGCAGGATATCAGAAACATCAGTCAGGATAGTCTACGCAGCAATATTGCCATGGTCACACAGGATATCTCGCTTTTACACCGTTCGGTCCGTGACAACATTTTGTTTGGAAAGCCACACGCAACAGAAGCGCAAATGATTGCCGCAGCCAAAAAGGCGCGAGCACATGAATTTATCATGACATTAAAAGATGTCAAAGGCCGTACCGGCTATGATGCACATGTGGGTGAACGTGGCGTAACATTATCCGGTGGTCAGCGTCAACGTATTGCCATTGCCCGCGTTCTGCTCAAAGATGCGCCCATCCTTGTGCTGGACGAAGCGACTTCCGCACTGGATTCAGAAGTCGAAGCCAGTATCCAGCTAAGCCTTTATCAGCTGATGCGGGATAAAACAGTAATTGCCATTGCGCATCGGTTATCCACGATTGCCGCCATGGACAGGTTGATTGTTTTGGATAAAGGCCGTATCGTTGAACAAGGCAGCCATGCCATGCTGATTGCCAACAATCAGCTTTACGCACAGCTCTGGAATCATCAGTCTGGCGGTTTTTTGGGGCTTGAATAA
- the mfd gene encoding transcription-repair coupling factor, translated as MQHQFKPPTSGSISRYSDFAGSSDALFLAQLAQQAKPVTVITTSALDAQRLLEEIPFFAPELQIHLLPDWETLPYDTFSPHHDLVSERLATLYQVMNKTCDVLIAPLTTALYRILPCEYLAAHTFFITKGELLDMAALRSQMTLAGYSHVTQVFSPGEYSVRGSLIDLFPMGSAVPYRIDLLDNEIDSIRTFDVDTQRSIYPVTEIRLLPAREFPLDEDGRACFRGKFREKFEGDPTKKQIYKDVSKGIAPAGIEYYLPLFFDQTATLFDYLPEETLICLHQDIRPVLDDFWRDTQSRYQLLRADLDRPLLPPEDLFLPADVFFGKLKPYGRIELLSENEANKNELTIPTTALPPVQVNRYADNPLEQLSAFVGTFTDTNGRVLIVAESMGRRELIADYLFQHNLQPTACENYAQFLASTQPFMLCTAPLHSGFILAYEKLAFVTENELYAATHVHGRRERESRRATSTDNILRDLSEIKPGDPVVHEQHGIGRYLGLVSMDLGEGEQGELSEFLSLEYEGGDKLYVPVSQLYLIGRYSGASPESAPLHKLGSSQWEKAKRKAMQQVRDTAAELLNLYAQRAARKGHAFTLNQHDYEAFTAGFGFEETADQAVAINAVIDDLISDKPMDRLICGDVGFGKTEVALRAAFVAVADGKQVAVLVPTTLLAEQHFQNFSDRFGLIADQWPVKIAELSRFRTSKEQTKTLLELAQGQLDIVIGTHKLIQKSVRFKNLGLVIIDEEHRFGVRQKEQLKKLRAEVDVLTLTATPIPRTLAMSLEGLRDFSIIATAPQRRLAIRTFVNNFSLGLIREACLRELKRGGQIYFLHNEVNTIALMYEKLVGLLPEARIRIAHGQMRERELEHVMRDFYQQRFNILLCTTIIETGIDVPSANTIIINNANKFGLAQLHQLRGRVGRSHHQAYAYLLTPDEQALNAQAKKRLEAIQAMEELGSGFFLAMHDLEIRGAGAVLSESQSGEMQEVGFSLYSAMLDTAIKSLKEGHEPDMQHPLGVATEINLHVPALLPDSYCHDIHERLVLYKRMANCTDSDQLDDMQSELIDRFGLLPDATKALLDCHRLRIAAKPLGIIRIDASTESIQIQFTPEPPVDPAKIIQLIQSSREYSLAGPDRLKVQVQIPEIRNRVLRIQNLIQSLSEHPQSE; from the coding sequence ATGCAACACCAATTTAAGCCACCAACTTCCGGATCAATTTCACGTTATTCTGATTTTGCAGGTTCCAGCGATGCGCTTTTTCTGGCACAGCTGGCACAACAAGCAAAGCCTGTTACGGTAATAACAACCAGCGCACTAGACGCGCAGCGGTTACTAGAAGAAATTCCGTTTTTTGCACCTGAACTGCAAATACATCTGTTACCCGACTGGGAAACATTGCCGTACGATACTTTTTCACCACACCATGATCTGGTATCGGAACGTCTTGCAACACTTTACCAGGTCATGAACAAAACCTGCGATGTATTGATTGCACCACTAACGACAGCGTTGTACCGCATCCTGCCCTGCGAATATCTGGCAGCCCATACTTTCTTTATCACAAAAGGCGAATTACTCGACATGGCTGCACTACGCAGCCAGATGACCTTGGCGGGTTATTCGCATGTCACTCAGGTTTTCTCGCCCGGAGAGTACAGCGTACGCGGCAGTCTGATTGATCTTTTTCCAATGGGCAGCGCCGTACCCTATCGGATTGATTTGCTGGACAATGAAATTGATAGTATTCGCACTTTTGACGTTGATACCCAACGCAGCATCTATCCCGTCACAGAAATCCGCCTTTTACCGGCACGTGAATTTCCGCTCGACGAGGATGGACGTGCCTGCTTTCGTGGAAAGTTTCGCGAGAAATTTGAAGGCGATCCGACAAAAAAACAAATCTACAAAGATGTCAGCAAAGGAATTGCGCCCGCGGGTATTGAATATTACCTGCCTTTGTTTTTTGATCAAACTGCAACGCTTTTTGATTACTTGCCTGAAGAGACATTAATCTGTCTGCACCAAGACATCCGTCCCGTGCTTGACGATTTCTGGCGCGATACACAATCCCGTTACCAATTGCTACGCGCCGACCTTGACCGGCCATTACTGCCCCCCGAGGACTTATTTCTACCTGCAGACGTCTTTTTCGGCAAATTAAAGCCTTACGGCCGCATCGAACTGTTGTCTGAAAATGAAGCAAATAAAAATGAATTGACTATTCCAACGACTGCTTTGCCGCCTGTTCAGGTGAATCGTTACGCGGATAATCCGTTAGAGCAGCTCAGCGCTTTTGTCGGTACATTTACGGATACCAATGGGCGCGTTCTGATCGTCGCTGAAAGTATGGGCAGACGTGAGCTAATTGCTGATTATCTCTTTCAGCATAATTTGCAGCCAACGGCCTGTGAAAATTACGCACAGTTTTTGGCAAGCACGCAACCGTTCATGCTATGCACCGCGCCGCTGCACAGTGGATTTATTCTTGCGTATGAAAAACTCGCTTTTGTTACCGAAAATGAGCTCTACGCCGCAACACATGTACACGGTCGTCGCGAAAGAGAATCCCGCAGGGCAACTTCAACCGACAATATTCTGCGCGATCTGTCTGAAATCAAGCCAGGCGATCCGGTTGTCCATGAACAACATGGCATTGGCCGTTATCTCGGATTGGTCAGCATGGATCTCGGTGAAGGAGAACAGGGCGAACTGAGTGAATTTCTGTCGCTCGAGTATGAAGGCGGCGACAAACTCTATGTACCTGTTTCACAACTGTACCTGATCGGGCGTTACAGTGGCGCATCGCCGGAATCCGCGCCACTGCACAAGCTGGGCAGCAGCCAATGGGAAAAAGCCAAGCGCAAAGCCATGCAGCAGGTACGCGATACCGCAGCCGAATTGCTCAATTTGTACGCACAACGCGCCGCGCGCAAAGGACATGCTTTCACTTTGAACCAGCATGATTACGAAGCGTTTACCGCAGGTTTCGGATTTGAGGAAACGGCCGATCAGGCCGTAGCCATCAATGCAGTTATCGATGACCTGATTTCAGATAAACCGATGGACCGGCTGATCTGCGGCGATGTCGGATTTGGCAAAACAGAGGTCGCGCTGCGAGCAGCCTTTGTAGCCGTTGCCGACGGCAAACAGGTTGCGGTTCTGGTTCCGACCACATTGCTGGCCGAGCAGCATTTCCAGAATTTCTCCGACCGCTTTGGCCTGATTGCAGATCAATGGCCGGTAAAAATTGCCGAATTGTCACGTTTTCGAACTTCCAAGGAACAAACCAAAACACTACTGGAACTGGCTCAAGGCCAGCTCGATATCGTCATCGGCACACACAAACTGATACAGAAAAGCGTCAGATTCAAGAACCTGGGCCTGGTCATTATCGATGAAGAACACCGTTTTGGTGTGCGCCAGAAAGAGCAACTCAAAAAACTCCGCGCGGAAGTCGATGTATTGACGCTGACAGCCACGCCGATTCCACGGACTCTGGCCATGTCACTCGAAGGCTTGCGTGACTTTTCCATCATCGCCACCGCCCCGCAAAGACGCCTGGCAATCAGGACTTTTGTCAACAATTTTTCTCTGGGACTCATTCGTGAAGCCTGTCTGCGTGAATTGAAACGCGGTGGACAGATTTATTTTCTGCATAATGAAGTGAATACCATCGCGCTCATGTATGAAAAACTGGTCGGATTGCTACCCGAAGCGCGTATCCGTATCGCGCACGGCCAGATGCGCGAACGTGAACTCGAACATGTGATGCGTGATTTTTACCAGCAGCGCTTTAACATTCTGTTGTGCACCACCATTATTGAAACCGGTATTGATGTGCCCAGCGCCAATACCATTATTATCAACAACGCCAACAAATTCGGCCTCGCGCAACTGCATCAGCTGCGCGGGCGCGTCGGCCGTTCTCATCATCAAGCCTACGCCTATCTACTGACGCCGGATGAACAGGCGCTCAACGCACAGGCAAAAAAAAGGCTTGAAGCCATCCAGGCAATGGAAGAACTCGGCTCGGGCTTTTTCCTGGCCATGCATGATCTGGAAATCCGCGGCGCAGGCGCCGTATTAAGCGAATCGCAAAGCGGCGAAATGCAGGAAGTGGGTTTCAGTTTATACAGCGCTATGCTGGATACGGCGATCAAATCACTTAAGGAAGGCCATGAACCCGATATGCAACACCCACTGGGTGTTGCGACTGAGATCAACCTGCATGTGCCTGCCCTGCTACCCGACAGTTACTGCCACGATATCCACGAACGTCTGGTGCTCTACAAACGCATGGCCAATTGCACGGACAGTGACCAGCTTGATGACATGCAAAGCGAGCTCATTGACCGTTTCGGTTTGTTACCCGACGCAACCAAGGCATTGCTTGACTGCCACCGCTTGCGCATCGCCGCAAAACCGCTCGGCATTATCCGTATCGATGCCAGCACCGAAAGCATACAAATACAGTTCACACCCGAACCGCCGGTCGATCCCGCAAAAATAATTCAATTGATACAAAGCAGCCGCGAATATTCCCTCGCCGGCCCGGATCGGCTTAAGGTACAGGTGCAGATACCTGAAATCAGGAACCGGGTTTTACGGATTCAAAACTTGATTCAATCATTAAGTGAACATCCACAATCAGAGTGA